The Streptomyces sp. HUAS MG91 sequence AGCGAGCCGCCGCTGTCGCCGGGCTCGGCGCAGACGTCGGTCTGGATCAGGCCGTTCACGATGTCGCCGTTGCCGTAGTTCACGGTGGCGTCGAGCCCGGTCACCGTCCCGTCGTGCACCTGGGTGGTGGAGCCGGAGCGGGTCACCTTCTGGCCGACGGTCGCGTCACCGGCCTTGGTGATCTGCTGGGCGGACCCGTTGTAGAGGTTCACCTCGCTGGGGTGGGGGACGTCCGCGGTGTACTTCACGAGCCCGAAGTCGTTGTCCGGGAAGCTGGACTGCTCGTTCGTGCCGATCTCCTGGCCGCTGGAGTCGGACCAGGTGGAGATCGCCTCGGTGCAGTGGCCCGCCGTGATGAAGTACGGCTGGCCGCCCTTGACCACGTTGAAGCCGAGCGAGCAGCGGCCGCCGCCGCCCGAGATGGCGTCGCCGCCCGCGACGAAGGGCTTGAACTCTCCCTGGGTGCGCTGGAGTTCGGCCTTCACGCCGAGGCCGTCGACGACCTTGTTCAGCTTCTGCCAGTCGGCGCCCTTGACCGTGCGGTCGGCGGTGACGACGACCTTGTTGGTGGCGGGGTCCGTGGCCCATGAGGTGCCCGGGATCGAGGCGTCGCTCTTCAGGGTGGTCCGGGCG is a genomic window containing:
- a CDS encoding S1 family peptidase, whose translation is MKHRRIPKRRVAVVGAGIAALAAAGITFQTANASTDTPDLTPKSISVAKAGNLASSLHKDLGADAAGSYYDAKAEHLVVNVLSENAARTVKAAGAQARIVQNSLAALKSARTTLKSDASIPGTSWATDPATNKVVVTADRTVKGADWQKLNKVVDGLGVKAELQRTQGEFKPFVAGGDAISGGGGRCSLGFNVVKGGQPYFITAGHCTEAISTWSDSSGQEIGTNEQSSFPDNDFGLVKYTADVPHPSEVNLYNGSAQQITKAGDATVGQKVTRSGSTTQVHDGTVTGLDATVNYGNGDIVNGLIQTDVCAEPGDSGGSLFSGDTAIGLTSGGSGDCTSGGETFFQPVTEALSTFGAEIG